Genomic DNA from Vagococcus luciliae:
AAGCAATGTTTTTTGTTTATTTGTTTTATAAAATAACCATGCACTAATTAATCCAACTACTAATGCTACCCATCCTAATGGTTGTTCTAAATAACTAAAGAACATCAATAATCCAGTAAACATCACGGATAAATAAAGAACGGCTTTAGCATTAATTGAATCACTCACTGATATTTCTTCTTCTGGAATAGCATATAACCCAACTAAAGTTGACACAATTAAAACAGGAATTAATAATTTATAAATATAGGTCCAATCCAGTGTTGTTGTTAGGACTCCACCATATGTCGGTCCCATCGCTGGGGCAATTGATGTTGTTAAATTACCAATTCCTATCATCATTCCTCTTTTTTCCATTGGAACCTTTGTTAAAATGATATTAAACATTAATGGCAATGCGATCCCTGTTGCAATCCCTTGAAGTACTCGCCCAACGAGCAACATGATAAATCCACCAGCAAAAGCATCAACCACAACACCAACTAAAAACAATAGACTTGAAACCGTAAACAACTTACGACGACTAATATTTTTAATTAAATAAGATGATAGTGGTACAACAATTGAGATCATCAACAGATAAATGGTTGTCACCCATTGTACTTGTGATGTTGAAATATTAAAAGTCTCCATTAACGTTGGAAAGGTAACGTTCATTGCTGTTTCTATTAATACCCCCGAAAAAGCCATCATACCTGTCGCTAATACAGCTAAATTAACATGAAATTTTTTTTCTGACATAAGTTTCCCTCCATTTTTCCATAAAAAAAGCGAAACTTATCCTTAAAGATAAATTTCGCCTCTCTCTCGACACAAGTTAATCTTGTGTTATCTGTACGATTTATTCCTTTATTAGTTTAAAAAAAAAAATGCTACTTGTCAACCAATAAAAGTAAAATAAACTTAAAATGAATTTACAATAAAATCAAACACACCTTTTTCTTTATCATTTACATTATATGAAAAATCTGGATGCCATTGCACACCTAAGATACGATGTTTATCTGTTGAAGATTCAATGGATTCGATAATATGATCATCACTTTTGGCTGTCACTTTTAAATCAGTACCCAATTGATCAACGCTTTGAAAATGAAAAGAATTAACCGTTGTTCTGCTTCCATAAATTTGTGTTAAAATACTATCCTTCTCAAAGAAGATATCATGCGTGGCAACCCATCGCTCAATAGGAGACTGCATGTGTTTTATACGTTCTGGTTGACGCAAACTTAAATCTTGATGTAGGGTTCCTCCTAAGTAGACATTCAATAACTGCATGCCACGGCACACACCAAAAATAGGTTTTTTCTGCTTAATGGCTTCTTCAATAAGAGCTATTTCAAATAAATCTCTTTCTAATAAGGAAAGTGCCTCGCTCGATTGATTAGAGGAATAAAGCGATGGCGATACATTTTGTCCTCCAGTCAAAATTAATTTATCAACCAAATCAATATAGGTTTTAGCTTCTTTAGGTTGACTGATTGGTAAAACAAGGGGGGTTCCTCCGACTTCTTGAACTGCACGAACATAGCCCGCCGGTAAATATGAAATTGGTAAATGATGCAATACTTCTCCTGCATCAACCACTTC
This window encodes:
- a CDS encoding gamma-glutamyl-gamma-aminobutyrate hydrolase family protein; the protein is MKKIIGISANEVVDAGEVLHHLPISYLPAGYVRAVQEVGGTPLVLPISQPKEAKTYIDLVDKLILTGGQNVSPSLYSSNQSSEALSLLERDLFEIALIEEAIKQKKPIFGVCRGMQLLNVYLGGTLHQDLSLRQPERIKHMQSPIERWVATHDIFFEKDSILTQIYGSRTTVNSFHFQSVDQLGTDLKVTAKSDDHIIESIESSTDKHRILGVQWHPDFSYNVNDKEKGVFDFIVNSF
- a CDS encoding MFS transporter → MSEKKFHVNLAVLATGMMAFSGVLIETAMNVTFPTLMETFNISTSQVQWVTTIYLLMISIVVPLSSYLIKNISRRKLFTVSSLLFLVGVVVDAFAGGFIMLLVGRVLQGIATGIALPLMFNIILTKVPMEKRGMMIGIGNLTTSIAPAMGPTYGGVLTTTLDWTYIYKLLIPVLIVSTLVGLYAIPEEEISVSDSINAKAVLYLSVMFTGLLMFFSYLEQPLGWVALVVGLISAWLFYKTNKQKTLLNLVVFKNAWFTIYLMSFLVYQILLLGVSFVLPNFIQIVQGVPASNAGMMMFPGALVGALFAPVSGKILDKLGFKKPIGVGILFAILGWLMLIMVIQTGNIALIILSHVTFMIGVGLSYSNVMTVGLSSIKENLQDDGNAVFSTLQQFMGAISTSFVAIVVGLFQSGKSDFIQGTSTGSKVALISLFVLLLISSFFVIKTFKDKQNL